In Desulfocurvibacter africanus subsp. africanus DSM 2603, one DNA window encodes the following:
- the pheT gene encoding phenylalanine--tRNA ligase subunit beta — protein MLLSLDWLREFTPYEGTAQELADRLTMLGLEVDEVYDPFAEIRGVVVGHVLEREKHPEADKLSVCKVDVGGPELLTIVCGAPNVAAGQKVPVAMVGTTLPGGLKIGKAKLRGVQSMGMICSERELALTEEHKGIMVLPDTSKPGVLFCESLELDSAVINVDLTPNRGDCLSILGLAREVAMAYGLPLKLPEVRLNEDMSERADSFWRIDIPEGELCPLYQARVIRGCTLGQSPDWLKYRLIAMGLRPINNVVDATNYVMLELGQPTHAFDEDLLKGGVIQVKRAVDGSTLTTLDGQQRKLTADDLLIWDAERPVALAGVMGGSETEIHAESSNVLLEAAVFRPGTVRKTARRLSLPSEAAYRMERGLDQKLSPFACDRVSALIAELTGGRVLAGMAKAEPKPWQKRVHTFRLSRAADLLGVELSSEFCRKTLTGLGCAVETKGAAWQVESPSHRSDLEREVDLIEEVGRVYGLDRIPAVLPHVKKSLSEAPAETLSVRTGEFAFLTRIKKWGQGVGLREAINYSFVGHKDLDLLGLPKQGRIDVANPLTEEQNVMRTTVAPGLLQNLRTNVGQGDEGLRLFEAARVFLHDETSETSACERLRLGVLLHGRRFPSFPWPRDAQFDYPDIKGIVEHLLAFLGLPAPEVALGQTHAWLEPCVAITVQGRDIGVMGKLKPAVAEDYKARHAVWMAELDLEAIWSLSADLVPCFHQLPKFPASWRDMTLVAPLGFPVSGIMSALRASGQKLLEDVELVDEYKPKDASERNLTFRLTYRAAERTLTDQDVDKAHAGVGKHVTSACPVKFQAA, from the coding sequence ATGCTGTTGAGCCTCGATTGGTTGCGCGAGTTCACGCCGTACGAAGGCACGGCCCAGGAGTTGGCCGACCGGCTGACCATGCTCGGCCTTGAGGTGGACGAAGTCTACGATCCGTTCGCCGAGATACGCGGCGTGGTCGTGGGCCATGTCTTGGAGCGCGAGAAGCATCCCGAGGCCGACAAACTGTCCGTGTGCAAGGTCGATGTCGGCGGCCCCGAGCTGCTGACTATCGTGTGCGGCGCGCCCAATGTGGCGGCCGGCCAGAAGGTCCCCGTGGCCATGGTGGGCACGACGCTCCCGGGCGGCCTCAAGATCGGCAAAGCCAAGCTGCGCGGCGTGCAGTCCATGGGCATGATCTGCTCCGAGCGCGAACTGGCCCTGACCGAGGAGCACAAGGGCATCATGGTCCTGCCCGACACCAGCAAGCCGGGAGTGCTTTTCTGCGAGTCCCTGGAGCTCGACAGCGCGGTCATCAACGTGGACCTCACGCCCAACCGCGGTGACTGCCTGAGCATCCTGGGCCTGGCCCGCGAGGTGGCCATGGCCTACGGCCTGCCGCTTAAGCTGCCGGAAGTCCGGCTCAACGAGGACATGAGCGAGCGCGCCGATAGCTTCTGGCGCATCGACATCCCCGAGGGCGAGTTGTGCCCGCTGTACCAAGCGCGCGTCATCCGCGGCTGCACGCTGGGGCAGAGCCCGGACTGGCTCAAGTACCGGCTCATCGCCATGGGGCTTAGGCCCATCAACAACGTGGTGGACGCCACGAACTACGTCATGCTCGAGCTCGGCCAGCCCACGCACGCCTTCGACGAGGACCTCCTCAAGGGCGGCGTCATCCAAGTCAAGCGCGCAGTCGACGGCTCGACCCTGACCACGCTCGACGGCCAGCAGCGCAAGCTCACGGCCGACGACCTGCTCATCTGGGACGCCGAGCGCCCCGTGGCCCTGGCCGGCGTCATGGGCGGCTCGGAAACCGAGATCCACGCCGAGAGCAGCAACGTGCTCCTGGAAGCCGCGGTCTTCCGGCCCGGGACCGTGCGCAAAACCGCGCGCCGCCTGAGCCTGCCCAGCGAAGCAGCGTACCGCATGGAACGCGGCTTGGACCAGAAGCTTTCCCCCTTTGCCTGCGACCGCGTGAGCGCGCTCATCGCCGAGCTGACCGGCGGCCGCGTGTTGGCGGGCATGGCCAAGGCAGAGCCCAAGCCCTGGCAAAAGCGCGTGCACACGTTCCGGCTGTCGCGCGCCGCCGACCTGCTGGGCGTGGAGCTTTCGTCCGAGTTCTGTCGCAAGACCCTGACCGGCCTTGGCTGCGCCGTCGAGACCAAGGGCGCGGCTTGGCAGGTTGAGTCGCCCTCGCACAGGTCCGACCTGGAGCGCGAGGTGGATCTCATCGAGGAGGTCGGCCGCGTGTACGGTCTGGACCGCATCCCGGCCGTGCTGCCGCACGTGAAAAAGTCGCTTTCCGAGGCGCCCGCCGAGACCCTGTCCGTGCGCACCGGCGAATTCGCCTTCCTGACGCGCATCAAGAAATGGGGCCAGGGCGTGGGCCTGCGCGAGGCCATCAATTACAGCTTTGTAGGCCACAAGGATCTGGATCTGCTGGGCCTGCCCAAGCAAGGTCGCATCGACGTGGCCAACCCGCTCACCGAGGAGCAGAACGTCATGCGCACGACCGTTGCGCCGGGCCTGCTCCAGAACCTGCGCACGAACGTGGGCCAAGGCGACGAGGGGCTGCGTCTGTTCGAGGCCGCGCGGGTCTTCCTCCACGACGAAACGAGCGAGACCTCGGCCTGCGAGCGGTTGCGCCTGGGCGTGCTGCTGCACGGCCGACGCTTCCCCAGCTTTCCCTGGCCGCGCGACGCGCAGTTCGACTATCCCGACATCAAGGGCATAGTCGAACACCTGCTGGCTTTCCTGGGCCTGCCTGCGCCCGAGGTGGCGCTCGGCCAGACGCATGCCTGGCTTGAGCCGTGCGTGGCCATAACCGTGCAGGGCCGGGACATCGGCGTCATGGGCAAGCTAAAGCCCGCCGTTGCCGAGGATTACAAGGCCCGCCACGCCGTCTGGATGGCCGAATTGGACCTGGAGGCCATCTGGAGCCTGAGCGCGGACCTCGTGCCCTGCTTCCATCAGTTGCCCAAGTTCCCGGCCTCCTGGCGCGACATGACCTTGGTGGCCCCGCTGGGCTTCCCGGTGTCGGGCATCATGTCCGCGCTGCGCGCCTCGGGCCAGAAGCTCCTGGAAGACGTGGAGCTGGTGGACGAGTACAAGCCCAAGGACGCCAGCGAGCGAAACCTGACCTTCCGCCTGACCTATCGCGCCGCCGAGCGCACGCTCACGGACCAGGACGTGGACAAGGCTCATGCCGGCGTTGGCAAGCACGTCACGAGCGCCTGCCCCGTGAAATTCCAGGCCGCTTAG
- the pheS gene encoding phenylalanine--tRNA ligase subunit alpha, whose product MSGDSKSLIQDLENLVQACESALGQVSSLQDLESARVEYLGRKGRLAQAMSAMAGLSPQERPLAGKTANTVKERLTTLLSERQTALEQAQAQAELAAFDPSVPGRAPWLGSLHPITLVMQEVCETLQALGYDVVMGPEIETDFYNFSSLNFPDEHPARDMQDTLYIRDKVLLRTHTSPLQVRSMLTRKPPMAVIAPGKVYRRDSDLTHTPMFHQIEGLLVDRKVSMADLRGTLTAFVRRVFGPDTRVRFRPSFFPFTEPSAEVDISCFMCKGTGSCASEACRVCKTTGWIEILGCGMVDPNVFASAGIDPEEYTGFAFGLGIERVAMLKYGVTDLRMFFENDVRFLGQFF is encoded by the coding sequence ATGTCCGGCGATTCGAAATCGCTGATCCAAGATCTGGAGAACCTGGTCCAGGCGTGTGAAAGCGCCCTGGGCCAGGTTTCCTCGCTTCAAGACCTGGAATCGGCACGCGTCGAATACCTGGGCCGCAAGGGCCGCCTGGCCCAGGCCATGTCGGCCATGGCCGGCCTCTCGCCGCAGGAGCGTCCCCTCGCTGGCAAGACCGCCAACACGGTCAAGGAGCGCCTGACCACTCTGCTCTCCGAGCGGCAAACCGCTCTTGAGCAGGCTCAGGCCCAGGCCGAGCTGGCCGCCTTCGACCCGAGCGTGCCGGGCCGCGCGCCCTGGCTGGGCTCTCTGCACCCCATCACGCTGGTCATGCAGGAAGTCTGCGAGACCCTGCAGGCCCTGGGCTACGACGTGGTCATGGGCCCGGAGATCGAGACGGACTTCTACAATTTCTCGTCCCTGAACTTTCCCGACGAGCACCCTGCCCGCGACATGCAGGACACCCTGTACATCCGGGACAAAGTCCTGTTGCGCACGCACACCTCGCCCCTGCAGGTGCGCTCCATGCTCACGCGCAAGCCGCCCATGGCAGTCATCGCGCCGGGCAAGGTCTACCGCCGCGACTCGGACCTGACGCACACGCCCATGTTCCACCAGATCGAAGGGCTGCTCGTGGACCGCAAGGTGTCCATGGCCGACCTGCGCGGCACGCTGACGGCCTTCGTGCGCCGCGTGTTCGGGCCCGATACGCGCGTGCGCTTCCGGCCGAGCTTCTTCCCCTTCACCGAGCCCAGCGCCGAGGTGGATATCTCCTGCTTCATGTGCAAGGGCACGGGCTCCTGCGCGAGCGAAGCCTGCCGCGTGTGCAAGACCACCGGCTGGATCGAGATCCTGGGCTGCGGCATGGTCGATCCCAACGTCTTCGCCTCCGCCGGCATCGACCCGGAAGAGTACACGGGCTTCGCCTTCGGCCTAGGCATAGAGCGCGTGGCCATGCTCAAGTACGGGGTCACGGACCTGCGCATGTTCTTCGAGAACGACGTCCGCTTCCTCGGGCAGTTTTTTTAG
- the rplT gene encoding 50S ribosomal protein L20 produces MRVKRGLASHRRHKKYLKLAKGHRGARHRLYRVARESVERALAYAFRDRKQKKREFRRLWIQRIGAGARQYGLSYSRFINGLTQAGISINRKMLAEMAVREKDSFAKLVELAKSKVA; encoded by the coding sequence ATGCGTGTCAAGAGAGGCCTCGCCTCACATCGCCGTCACAAAAAATATTTGAAGCTTGCCAAAGGCCACCGCGGCGCGCGCCATCGCCTTTATCGCGTAGCGCGCGAGTCCGTCGAGCGCGCCTTGGCCTATGCTTTCCGCGACCGCAAGCAGAAGAAGCGCGAGTTCCGCAGGCTGTGGATCCAGCGCATTGGCGCCGGAGCCCGCCAGTACGGCCTGTCCTACAGCCGCTTCATCAACGGCCTGACCCAGGCCGGAATCAGCATCAACCGCAAGATGCTGGCCGAAATGGCCGTGCGCGAGAAGGACAGCTTCGCCAAGCTCGTCGAACTGGCCAAATCAAAGGTCGCGTAG
- the rpmI gene encoding 50S ribosomal protein L35 encodes MPKMKTNRSAAKRFSKTGSGKIKRRQQNKRHILTKKSPKRKRQLRGSALVDKANEGQVRMLLPYL; translated from the coding sequence ATGCCCAAGATGAAGACCAACCGGAGCGCGGCCAAGCGTTTTTCCAAGACCGGCTCCGGCAAGATCAAGCGCCGCCAGCAGAACAAGCGGCACATTCTGACCAAGAAGAGCCCCAAGCGTAAGCGTCAGCTGCGCGGCTCCGCCCTGGTGGACAAGGCCAACGAGGGTCAGGTGCGCATGCTCCTGCCTTACCTGTAA
- the infC gene encoding translation initiation factor IF-3, translating to MQQQQQQTRVNRQIRARDVRVIADDGSQLGVMATLDALRTAQEQGLDLVEVAPNSEPPVCRIMDYGKYKYEQQKKTQGARKKSSQVQIKEIKFRPKTDEHDYQTKVKHIRRFIEDGDRCKAVIFFRGREIVHKDRGLVILKRVAEDLKDIAKVEQEPQFEGRTMNMMLVPLVKKA from the coding sequence ATGCAGCAGCAGCAGCAACAGACTCGGGTCAATAGACAGATTCGCGCGCGCGACGTTCGAGTCATTGCTGACGACGGCAGTCAACTCGGGGTCATGGCCACGCTGGACGCCCTGCGTACGGCCCAAGAACAGGGACTTGATCTGGTGGAGGTTGCTCCCAACTCCGAGCCGCCAGTTTGCCGGATCATGGATTATGGCAAGTACAAGTACGAGCAGCAGAAGAAGACGCAAGGCGCTCGGAAAAAGTCCAGCCAGGTCCAGATCAAAGAGATCAAGTTCCGGCCCAAGACCGACGAGCATGATTACCAGACAAAGGTGAAGCACATACGGCGCTTCATCGAAGACGGCGACCGTTGCAAGGCGGTCATCTTCTTCCGCGGACGAGAGATCGTGCACAAGGACCGGGGCCTGGTCATCCTCAAGCGTGTCGCCGAGGATCTCAAAGACATCGCCAAGGTGGAGCAGGAACCTCAGTTCGAGGGCCGCACCATGAACATGATGCTTGTGCCCCTGGTCAAGAAAGCATAA
- the thrS gene encoding threonine--tRNA ligase has product MQIEIAGQQIEVQSGVSVGEALSQVVSKKKLKEVLAAKCNGQTLDLSRTVPTDCAALEPVFEDSPEGLDIIRHSAAHLMAEAVKKLFPTAKVTIGPAIASGFYYDFEFERTFTPEDLEKIEQEMLRLAGKDEPFECRVLPADEAKDLFESMGEPYKIEIIEDLGAETVSLYTNGTFVDLCRGPHVPSSGRIKAFKLMSVAGAYWRGDEKRQQLQRIYGTAFASPKDLKKHLERIEEAKKRDHRKLGTQLDLFSFCDEAGAGMVIWHPKGALIRTIIEDFERKEHLRRGYHIVQGPQLLKRELWERSGHYEHYRQNMYFTEIDEQAYGVKPMNCLSHMLIYKSKVRSYRDLPLRLFELGVVHRHEKSGVLHGLLRVRQFTQDDAHIICRPDQLEDEIIGVVHFVRDVMGIFGFNFEAEISTRPEKSIGSDADWERATNALMKALDKAGLKYGINEGDGAFYGPKIDIVIKDALDRRWQCATIQCDFTLPERFDLAYVGQDGERHRPVMVHRVILGSLERFIGVLTEHFAGAFPVWLAPEQVRILNVTDAQAEYTSKVLDALREQGIRAEADLRNEKLGYKVREAQLEKIPYMLVVGDKEVEAGVVNVRTRSGENLGVKTPAEVAAMIHDEGMEPFKRGGMRYSFTYAAAAATDSGQ; this is encoded by the coding sequence GTGCAGATCGAGATAGCTGGTCAGCAGATCGAGGTTCAGTCCGGGGTGAGCGTCGGAGAGGCGCTTTCCCAGGTTGTGAGCAAAAAGAAGCTCAAGGAAGTTCTGGCGGCCAAGTGCAACGGCCAGACTCTGGACCTTTCCCGAACCGTGCCCACTGACTGCGCAGCCCTGGAGCCGGTCTTCGAGGACTCGCCGGAAGGCCTGGACATCATCCGCCACTCGGCCGCGCACCTCATGGCCGAGGCGGTCAAGAAGCTGTTCCCCACGGCCAAGGTGACCATCGGTCCGGCCATCGCGAGCGGCTTCTACTACGACTTCGAGTTCGAGCGCACCTTCACGCCCGAGGACCTGGAGAAGATCGAGCAGGAGATGCTGCGCCTGGCCGGCAAGGACGAGCCCTTCGAGTGCCGCGTGCTGCCCGCCGACGAGGCCAAGGACCTGTTCGAGTCCATGGGCGAACCCTACAAGATTGAGATCATCGAGGACCTGGGCGCGGAAACCGTGTCCCTCTACACCAACGGCACGTTCGTGGACCTGTGCCGCGGCCCTCACGTGCCCTCCAGCGGGCGCATCAAGGCCTTCAAGCTCATGAGCGTGGCCGGCGCGTACTGGCGCGGCGACGAGAAGCGCCAGCAGCTCCAGCGCATCTACGGCACGGCCTTCGCCAGCCCCAAGGACCTCAAGAAGCACCTGGAGCGCATCGAGGAAGCCAAGAAGCGCGACCACCGCAAGCTCGGCACGCAGCTGGACCTGTTCAGCTTCTGCGACGAGGCCGGCGCAGGCATGGTCATCTGGCACCCCAAGGGCGCGCTCATCCGCACCATCATAGAGGATTTCGAGCGCAAGGAGCACCTGCGCCGCGGCTACCACATCGTGCAGGGACCGCAGTTGCTCAAGCGCGAGTTGTGGGAGCGCTCGGGACACTACGAGCACTACCGCCAGAACATGTACTTCACGGAGATCGACGAGCAGGCCTACGGCGTCAAGCCCATGAACTGCCTGTCGCACATGCTCATCTACAAGTCCAAGGTCCGCAGCTACCGTGACCTGCCCCTGCGCCTGTTCGAACTGGGCGTGGTGCATCGCCACGAGAAGTCCGGCGTGCTGCACGGACTGTTGCGCGTGCGCCAGTTCACGCAGGACGACGCGCACATCATCTGCCGGCCTGATCAGTTGGAAGATGAGATCATCGGCGTGGTGCATTTCGTACGCGACGTCATGGGCATCTTCGGCTTCAACTTCGAGGCCGAGATCAGCACCAGACCCGAAAAGTCCATCGGCTCGGACGCAGACTGGGAGCGCGCGACCAATGCGCTGATGAAAGCCCTGGACAAAGCGGGTCTCAAATATGGCATCAACGAAGGCGATGGCGCATTCTACGGCCCAAAGATTGACATCGTTATAAAAGATGCTTTAGATCGACGCTGGCAGTGCGCGACAATTCAGTGTGATTTCACCCTGCCCGAGCGCTTCGACCTCGCCTACGTCGGCCAGGACGGCGAGCGCCATCGCCCAGTGATGGTGCACCGAGTTATCCTGGGATCCCTGGAACGGTTCATCGGCGTGCTCACCGAGCACTTCGCGGGGGCATTCCCGGTCTGGCTGGCTCCGGAGCAAGTCAGGATACTGAACGTTACGGACGCGCAGGCCGAGTATACCTCCAAGGTATTGGACGCACTGCGCGAGCAAGGCATCCGGGCCGAGGCGGACTTACGCAATGAGAAGCTGGGCTACAAGGTCCGCGAAGCCCAGTTGGAAAAGATACCTTACATGCTCGTGGTCGGCGACAAGGAAGTCGAGGCTGGAGTGGTCAACGTGCGGACCCGCTCCGGTGAGAACCTGGGGGTCAAGACTCCCGCCGAGGTCGCCGCGATGATACACGACGAGGGAATGGAACCTTTCAAACGCGGAGGAATGCGCTATAGCTTCACCTATGCAGCAGCAGCAGCAACAGACTCGGGTCAATAG
- a CDS encoding glycine zipper family protein: MPFRTLAILLIAALAITACGSKKPQLYPNTKLQSVGQQQAQADIDECSQLAERYAGKESEAGDTAKRTAVGAGVGAAGGAAGGAIFGSPGRGAAAGAAAGAVGGLFSGMFDRGPDPVYRNYVDRCLREKGYEPMGWK, from the coding sequence ATGCCCTTTCGCACCCTAGCAATTTTGTTGATCGCGGCCCTTGCCATCACTGCCTGCGGTTCCAAAAAGCCGCAGCTCTATCCCAACACGAAGCTCCAGTCCGTTGGTCAACAGCAGGCCCAAGCCGATATCGATGAATGCTCACAGCTTGCCGAGCGGTACGCCGGCAAGGAAAGCGAGGCGGGCGACACAGCCAAGCGCACGGCTGTCGGCGCGGGCGTCGGCGCCGCTGGCGGCGCGGCGGGCGGGGCCATCTTCGGCAGCCCTGGCCGAGGAGCCGCCGCCGGAGCTGCCGCCGGCGCCGTGGGCGGGCTGTTCAGCGGAATGTTCGACCGGGGGCCGGACCCGGTCTATCGCAACTACGTGGACCGCTGCCTGCGCGAGAAGGGCTACGAGCCCATGGGCTGGAAGTAG
- a CDS encoding glycine zipper domain-containing protein gives MRKFATGWSFRRFVASGLLLILSSLMACSDLPGSKGQQGAVLGGAGGAVIGGATSGTTGALWGGLIGAGLGYLAGRGWEEYDKRNLYDTLENNPEGQTDTWTNPNTGNAYQATPTKTYTQGDQPCRDVRIQPADGSGEPVMARACRDENGAWRLVDG, from the coding sequence ATGCGAAAATTCGCGACCGGCTGGAGCTTCAGGCGCTTCGTGGCCTCGGGCCTGCTTCTAATCCTTTCCAGCCTCATGGCCTGCAGCGACCTGCCTGGCTCCAAGGGACAACAAGGCGCGGTGCTGGGCGGTGCCGGCGGCGCGGTCATCGGCGGGGCCACCAGCGGCACAACGGGCGCGCTGTGGGGAGGCCTGATCGGCGCCGGACTTGGCTACCTGGCCGGGCGCGGCTGGGAGGAATACGACAAGCGCAATCTTTACGACACACTGGAAAACAACCCCGAAGGCCAGACAGACACCTGGACCAATCCCAATACGGGCAACGCATACCAGGCTACGCCGACCAAGACCTACACCCAGGGCGACCAGCCCTGCCGCGACGTGCGCATCCAGCCAGCGGACGGCTCGGGCGAGCCGGTCATGGCCAGGGCCTGCCGCGACGAGAATGGAGCCTGGAGGCTGGTGGACGGTTAG
- a CDS encoding chemotaxis protein CheX produces MAIRYDVNFINPFLQAVMDTFLKLANMNLTPGKPFVKEKGAPRGDISGIIAIKGKLKGSIALTLSESVALAAVQGLMGAPKQEIDTDVRDLVGEMTNIISGQGRRVLADMGHHFDAAIPEIVVGKEHIINHKATGPILAIPFNTTEGEIVVEICLEASSFKR; encoded by the coding sequence ATGGCCATCCGCTATGATGTGAACTTTATTAACCCGTTCCTCCAAGCGGTCATGGACACGTTCCTAAAGCTGGCGAATATGAACCTTACGCCTGGCAAGCCTTTTGTTAAGGAAAAGGGCGCTCCGCGCGGCGACATTTCCGGCATCATCGCAATCAAGGGCAAGCTCAAGGGCTCCATCGCCCTGACCCTGAGCGAAAGTGTGGCCTTGGCCGCTGTGCAAGGCCTGATGGGCGCGCCCAAGCAAGAAATCGACACCGACGTACGCGACCTGGTGGGTGAGATGACCAACATCATCTCAGGCCAGGGCCGACGAGTACTGGCCGACATGGGTCATCACTTTGACGCGGCCATCCCCGAAATAGTCGTCGGCAAGGAGCACATCATCAACCACAAGGCTACCGGTCCCATCCTTGCCATTCCCTTCAATACGACCGAGGGCGAGATCGTAGTCGAGATCTGCCTGGAGGCCAGCAGCTTCAAACGTTAG